ACTTTGGCAAGCAGGAAGAAATCGCCTTCATGTTCTTCTAAGCCGCCTACGCGGCGGTTAACTTGAAGGCAGCCATAGCCAAAGCGGAGGGTACCTTCTAAGCCGCCTACGCGGCGGTTAACCACTCGGTAAAGGCTCTGTCCAAAAGCGGCATCTTCTAAGCCGCCTACGCGGCGGTTAACTAGACATTCCCCACAAAAAACACAACACATATAGCATGTTATATGTTTTTTGCAGCATTACGCTTCATTTTTTCAAACCACATTTACTACACTTAAACTATTAACTATTTTCGCACAGGCCAATAATGAACCTGAAGAGATAGTCCAACACCTCCTGCTCTTGACAACGCTCAATCAATTCTTCCCGGAAATCCTTATGCGTTTTTTTGCCCGCAGCGCAGGTAAAGGCCGTGGGCATGACCAGGGCGTCCTTCACAACGTCCGCAAAGTCAAAAACCAAGGCACCGCGCCGTGTTTTTCCGTGCAATACGGGCAAGGAGAAGCTTATCCCAAGCCCGCACAATGCAACGGAGGCGTATCCATAAGCGATATAGTTTCCGTGATCGAGAAAAGCGTTGCACACATCGGCGCGAGTGGCTCCGGACCTTTTGCCTTCCTCACGGCTGAAGCTGAAATCAAACGCTTTTGCCAAGATGCCATAAAGCGCCTTGGCCCATCTGGCCTCAGCAAGTAAAAGCTGCTGGGTGGACTCAGCACCATCCACATCTTTGAGAAAAGACTCTTGAAGAGCATTGGGGATGCCAATGCCCACTTTTTGCAGAGCAGCATTTTTTCGCCATTGACTTTCGGCATAGTTGGCGCGTTCTTTCAGCAGTTGCTTTCCAATTTTAATCCGTTCATTTTCGTCCAGCCATTTGACCATCCATGACTGCATATACTCTGTGGGGCGGTATTCACTTTGCGGCGGCATGAAAGCCATATCCAGAGCGCCAAAAAGCGGCGACCCTCCTGAA
This DNA window, taken from Desulfovibrio sp. 86, encodes the following:
- the cas1f gene encoding type I-F CRISPR-associated endonuclease Cas1f; translated protein: MKEKKQVNPRPVMLSKRANVFYLEHVRVMQMDNRIVYATQDGGEIESYFNLPERNTAFVLLGKGSSITDAAMRRMAESHVMVGFCGSGGSPLFGALDMAFMPPQSEYRPTEYMQSWMVKWLDENERIKIGKQLLKERANYAESQWRKNAALQKVGIGIPNALQESFLKDVDGAESTQQLLLAEARWAKALYGILAKAFDFSFSREEGKRSGATRADVCNAFLDHGNYIAYGYASVALCGLGISFSLPVLHGKTRRGALVFDFADVVKDALVMPTAFTCAAGKKTHKDFREELIERCQEQEVLDYLFRFIIGLCENS